Part of the Nitrosopumilus piranensis genome is shown below.
TCTTGATTTCAGAATCATGATCATATTTTGATATCAATGTATCCAGATTTTCTTTCATTGACTTTTCCATGATGTCCAGTACCTGAAATTTTTCCTTGATCATGTTCTTTTCAACCTCATTGTATTTTTCACGAATGTCTATAATCTGTGCACTAAAGTTTTCAGCATCAATCTCGTCGGAGTTTAGTTTGTTTAGTACAGTCTTCTCCTCGTCTTTTTGCTGTTGTTCCATCTGTACGAACATGTGAGCATATTTTTTCTCCATGTTTTGGACTTGGGCCTCATAGTTATCGTGGATTTTTTGGATTTTCAAGTTTATTGCAGATACTTTTTCTCCAATTCGATCTTGGTTTAGTTGAACTCTTGTCAGTTCATCGGGAACTGAGTATTTCTCTTTGTGAATGGGGATTCCCATGCCATGTCGTTGCCACATCTCTGCAGTGTATTCAGTTACACAGACATAATCATCTGCATGATTTCTGTATATCAGTAGATATTCGTCTCTGCATTGTGTACTGGGATTGGTTTCACTCAAGTCTTCCCAAGATAACGTGTCTTTTGGATTTGCAGACAGATAGCCAGGGTTTGTTCTGTAATCAAGATAGTATTTTCGTAACTGCTCTCCGGACAAGTCAAGATTGAACTGCCCATCAGATTCAAACAGAATTTGCTGATTATAGTAAGCATTGCCGCTTAAAACATTGAATAAAGCATTGGCAGTAATCATCTCTGCCTGTGTTATCTTTGCCGCATTTGCAAAAGCGTCTCTTGCCTCTTCAGGGCCTCCGCCATTCTCAATTACTTGTGCCAAAGCAGCACGTCCTGCATTAATCTTTGAGGCAGTAAACTTTAGCGGATGATCATAAATGGTATCTGTGTCCTTTGCAAGGCTATCTTTGAGTGCACGCTCTAGCATTTTATCAAATGTATAATACCCCCACAAATCATCCCATTTCTTCAAGTCAGCATTCAGGTGCTCCAGCACTTCGGCCCTCTTTTCTTCTAGTTCGCGCTGTCTTTCAGAGGCCTCAAAATTTCTTTCTTGCAGTTTTGCAATCCATTTCTTGCTTTTCTCGATTTTCTCTAAAATATCCTGAGCCACTGGATTGTTCTCCAAGTCACCAGACAGAGTGACTTGTTCGTCGGCAATTTGGGCATATGCAGTATTGGTAAATATCAAAGCAACAGATACCAGTATTACAACCCCTGCAACCACCATATGAAAAAAATTGGTTTTTTGTATTTATAATGCACTGATGAATCATTAGTAAAAATATGATTTTTGCGCACAAAGCATGATGCAAAAGTTATACAGATTTGTCATTTGACATGACATGGTATGGCAAAGTTTGCTTAAAACACTAGTGAACAAATCATTCATAGAATTTCTAGTTTTTATTTTTCAAAGTAACATCCCATAGTTTTTCCCAAAATTATTGCAATTACCGACAGAATTGCAGCAAACACAATATTCTTTGTCCCAACCTTGTCCATTCTCAAACCTTTGAATCTTGTCTTTTAAGCATGTCGTAGAATTCACACCATATGAACAAACAGCTACAACAGATCATCAATAATTCAAGCGATTAAATAGAGTATTACCCATATAGAATCATGGATGAAGAATCCTTGCGATTCTGGATAATTCCTATGGTGTGTGTTGTTGTAGTTGCAATAATTTTTGGCGCATCTCTTGATTATAGATACAACGTGGTGTATCCAAATGCTGCAATAGAAAAAGAGATGTTAAAAACAATCACATGTCCTGAAATTCTTGAAAAACAAAAAACAGGAAGATACTGGAGTTCTGAAAATGCACTAGTGGGAGCTGAAAAAGCTTTGGCATGTATTCCGGCACCAGCAGAAAAATCTACAGGAGGCAATCCATACGTAGAGTTTTGTACTCCAGGAGGATTTGCACCTGTTAAAATAATTGAAAACAGTACCCATTCATTTAATCACGACACATGCATTTGGGATTTAAAGTAGGTTTAGACACTTTAATCCATTCAGTTTCAATGGGAATTGTCTAAATAGAATTAGAACTACTCAAGTAGAATCAACATCATAATAGATTTTCTAGTTTTCATTTTCTTCTCTTCCTTATTGCATAAATTACAATGAATAAAATTATGAGTATTGCTCCAAGACTCTGGATTACTACAATCACTTCAGGATTTGATATGGTTTCGCCCGTTTGCAAATCTCGAAAATCAGAGGGTTTTGGTTTTGGAACACATATTCCATATACTAGCACATGCTCATCTTCACAAAGTACCTTTGCTTGTTCAGATTTTTCTCCAGAAAATGGTACAGTATAAACAGTTCTGTCCAAACTTATTCCACTGTTGGATCTAGTATCCCATTTACAAGTATCAAGATCTATCAAATGGGTGTCATTAAGATATCTTAGTTCTCCAACATAATCAAGTGGGCCATGTTTTTCACAGTGCTCCAAGATGAATTGCAATCTTTGTGGATCATCAGATTTGGACAAGCTGATGTCTCTTAGCGGATTACCCATAGGTTCATCATAACAATTGTATTTCCAGTCAGTGGGAATTTCATTTTTTACTGCTTCTTTGCAATTAAAACTAGAGTTTGCAGCATCTAGAGACATTGGAGGAAACCACTTGTCACACATTGAATCATTTCTATAATCTTCTAAACTTGAAATTCGATAGTCATCTTTCCATTGTAACATTCGGTAGTGGGTCTGATCTTTCCAATCAAACGCAGTACAAATTATTGTTGGATGTTCATAGATCACATCAGTGCTTGTCCAGCTTCTGTCAGTTTGAATCCAGCCATCATAGTTTATTTCAAGATTTCTGTATATAGTATCCATGATCAATTCTTCTGTAAGAGGTTCTTGTGATACTAGAAAGCTGTCAAAACAAGGTTCTGGTAGAATTGTTGTAGCACAAGATGCATAAGAATACTGAATTACTGTAACACCAATCAACCCAATACATCCAATGACTATCAAAAGTCTAGTTTTCATTTTCCATAACTCCATTCTGTAAAATTTTCAGAAATTATTGCTCTAATATTTTCATTAAACAAATTTGTGTCCAGTAAATGTCCAAAAAAGTTAACACCAGTAATTGAACACACATTAGGCTCAGTCATACTATAATTATTGCTTACTCCCTTTCTGTTTTGAGAGAAATTATCAAGTGCTGCCAAAATATCAAATAGTCTAGGCTCTAGTGGAGAATCCATATGCCAAGATACAGTGTCATGAGTTCAAGTTAGGACAAAAAAAATCCCAATGTATGAACAAAACCAAGCATGTTGGGATTTTATTCCAAAATTATCCTCAAACATTAAGGTCAACATGAATTCCCACCATTCAGTTGTTTTCAGCATCTTATTTGCTCCTATCTAATGCGTTATCCTCACAAATGGTGCAATACATGGTACTCCCGAATGATTTCTGACAAATAACATATAGTATCCCGGTGGAACCAAGTTCTCATTTTTTGGAATCTTTGAGGAAATCTTATCCCCATTTTGCACAGTGTCGATCTCAATATAGCGTTGTTCAGGATTAAGACAGTGTGTAGTGTTGGATGGTCTTATCAGTGCAGTATCCAGGATCTCTGTACCATCATGCATTTGAATCTCAAATGATTCTTCATATTTTAACACAGATTTAACATCATCGATGACGGGCCTATCTCCTGCAAACAGATATGGTGGTGAAAAAATCTCTATTCTTTTTTCAACACATTTTCTTGTAGGATTGCTTCCCATAGTCATTACTTTGCCATCTGGCAACAAAATTGCATTAGCATGATACAGTCTGTCTACTTTCATTGGTTCTAACTTGCTCCATTCTTCAGTTTCTGTATTGTACAGTTCGGTGTCTAGTATTGCCTTATCGTTATGTTTGATTTCTTCTGGTGCAATCTCTTCACATTTGTGTTTGATTGAGTGACTGTTGTGACCTGACTTGCCACCTACAACCAAAATATTTCTATCCGGTAGAATTACAGGATATACATAGTATCTATCGTTATCCATACTTTTTGTTGGAATATATTTTTGCTTTGTTCCCGATTTGAATGAAATTTTTTCACAAGTTCTGGTTGCATGTGCATTCATGTCTCCACCTCCTATCAGAATTACTTCTGCAAGATAGTTTTTGCTTTTCACCAATGGCAACAACACAGTACTGCCTTCTTGTCGATGCATGTCTTTTGGATGCTCCAAATGTTTCCATTTCTTTTCTACAAAACTAAATGTTGCAATTTTGAATCCCCATCTGGAAAATGGAAACGTCATGTGTGTGTTGTATGAGCCCGCATAGAAAAGATCGCCATTTGGCAAAAGATGCATTCTAGGGTATAGTGGCATCAGGTTGTTTCCTCCTTCAATTTTTTGCCAAGAATTGTTTTGTTCATCATAGATTTCATTTACTGGTTGCCAAACCCATGGTGGCCATTTTGAGAGTCCTGCAAATGTCGCAATTTTTCCATCACCCATTGTTACACAAGTAGGATACCATCGACCATATCTCATGTTAGGTAGTCTAGTGAATTTTTCGGTATCTGGATCAAAGGTGTAAGTATGATCTAGACCCCAAAATGGCGGAAATGGAGCAGTCACAATTCCTAATCCATCATAAAGGTATGTACCACCTGCCAAAAACAATTTGCCATCTGGAAGATATGCATGACCTACACAAAATAGATCTCCTTCTATTCCATCATTGCTTATTTTTCGAATTGTGCCGTCTGTTGAACCTGTATAATCAGGTTCATAAATCTCGGGCTCATACCAGTTATTGAGCCGTCCGGGTTCATTTCCTGAACCTCCAAAGGCCAAAACCTTACCTGTATGTAATAGTGCTGTATGTACTGGTAGTGCATTAAACTTTGGTCCGATGGTTTTCCATTGACCCAAATGTGAGGACAATGTTATTCTAATATTCTCCCACTATATTACATTCTCTGAATTACTCAACATATTATATAGTATGAATGTCATACAAATGGGTTTGAATCCATAAAAATTCAGATACGAACATACCAAAATATTCCAAAAATTTCAAGAAAACAGAGTTCGTTGATAAATGTAAACGGACCCGACCGGATTCGAACCGGCGACCTAACGCTCCGCAAGCGTTCGCACTATCCAAGCTATGCAACGAGTCCGAAAACTTTGGTAAATTTACACTTAATTTGGATTGCTATTAGATAGATTCGGCAAAAATATACGGGGTTTCATCAGTTTCATGAAAGGTCCAAACAGTAGGCAAAGAAATTATTTTGATTTTTTTGAGTTTATTATTTTCAATAAGAGTCCCCCAACCAGCCTCATTTTTAGGA
Proteins encoded:
- a CDS encoding galactose oxidase early set domain-containing protein, giving the protein MSSHLGQWKTIGPKFNALPVHTALLHTGKVLAFGGSGNEPGRLNNWYEPEIYEPDYTGSTDGTIRKISNDGIEGDLFCVGHAYLPDGKLFLAGGTYLYDGLGIVTAPFPPFWGLDHTYTFDPDTEKFTRLPNMRYGRWYPTCVTMGDGKIATFAGLSKWPPWVWQPVNEIYDEQNNSWQKIEGGNNLMPLYPRMHLLPNGDLFYAGSYNTHMTFPFSRWGFKIATFSFVEKKWKHLEHPKDMHRQEGSTVLLPLVKSKNYLAEVILIGGGDMNAHATRTCEKISFKSGTKQKYIPTKSMDNDRYYVYPVILPDRNILVVGGKSGHNSHSIKHKCEEIAPEEIKHNDKAILDTELYNTETEEWSKLEPMKVDRLYHANAILLPDGKVMTMGSNPTRKCVEKRIEIFSPPYLFAGDRPVIDDVKSVLKYEESFEIQMHDGTEILDTALIRPSNTTHCLNPEQRYIEIDTVQNGDKISSKIPKNENLVPPGYYMLFVRNHSGVPCIAPFVRITH